The Latilactobacillus sakei subsp. sakei DSM 20017 = JCM 1157 genome includes a window with the following:
- the rpsD gene encoding 30S ribosomal protein S4 → MSRYTGPKWKLSRRLGISLSGTGKELARRPYAPGQHGNDRRGKISEYGMQLSEKQKLRLMYGLTERQFRNLFARAGKIREGKHGVNLMILLEQRLDNIVYRLGLASTRAQARQLVNHGHVTVDGKRVDIPSYEVKPGQEISIREKSKNLVIIKDAIEGTVGRPSFVEFDADNLKGSLVRLPERSELEPEIDEALIVEFYNR, encoded by the coding sequence ATGTCACGTTATACAGGTCCAAAGTGGAAACTTTCACGTCGTTTAGGAATTTCATTATCAGGTACAGGTAAAGAACTTGCCCGTCGCCCATACGCTCCTGGTCAACATGGTAACGACCGTCGCGGTAAGATTTCAGAATATGGTATGCAATTAAGCGAAAAGCAAAAACTACGTTTAATGTATGGTTTAACAGAACGCCAATTCCGGAACTTATTTGCTCGCGCTGGTAAGATTCGCGAAGGTAAACATGGTGTTAACTTGATGATCTTACTAGAACAACGTTTAGACAACATTGTTTATCGTTTAGGTTTAGCAAGCACTCGTGCACAAGCACGTCAATTAGTTAACCATGGTCACGTTACCGTTGATGGCAAACGTGTTGATATTCCTTCATACGAAGTAAAACCTGGTCAAGAAATTTCAATCCGTGAAAAATCTAAGAACCTTGTTATCATCAAAGACGCTATCGAAGGCACTGTTGGTCGTCCTTCATTCGTTGAATTTGACGCTGACAACTTAAAAGGTTCACTTGTTCGTTTACCAGAACGTTCAGAATTAGAACCAGAAATCGACGAAGCCTTAATCGTTGAATTCTACAACAGATAA
- the gshAB gene encoding bifunctional glutamate--cysteine ligase GshA/glutathione synthetase GshB: MSNQLFEQIQQLHLAPLLNWGAFGIEKEGHRVTAVGQLSPLSHPASLGSRDFHPYIKTDFAEMQTELVSDTFDNTDEIMQQLGALSEVLEMNLADDELIWPLSMPPVLPSDETTIPIADVAPDARAYRDYLAKRYGRRLQMISGVHFNFSLAPALIARLYDEVYHDQFATVKDFSDMLYLQIAQNYSQYRYLLTYLFGASPITEALFQTDTTNLPDYAVRSLRSSQLFGYANHDLVVSFESVAAYHDSLEQAISKKQLISEREYYGSVRLRSHGHLAQDGVDYLEFRGFDLNPFAASGVTQEQLDFLHLFFTYLLSLPKAVESLTARMAEGQQLNEAIALEDATKASAQQANMQILMTNIRQFITTYQLDQRFIDAWTVMNERVNDFKQTLSYRLAQEVQDDSLTAFAMQQARQFKRELTEKPFQLQGYTDMELSTQMLMLDAFQKGLHVAVLDRSDQFVELTYQQHHELVKNGNMTSLDRLISWPLVDNKVVTKIVLANQGIRVPAGAEYADLEVAKRDYQAAFGQRALVIKPKTSNMGAGITTFLTRPSETDFVTAFKLAQQYDQQVLVEEYIAGSEYRFLVMDHQVQAVLERVPANVVGDGRSTITQLVAKKNRNELRGEDHRTPLQNIRLGAREQLILKQQGYQVDDVPMRGSQVFLLQNSNISNGGDSVDVTDDIDKSYFAIAEKVAEILNLNVTGVDIIIPNLYQPYDPEHPEMAVVLEANYNPAMLMHLFPMMGQQRRVTTKMLTMLFPEMD; this comes from the coding sequence ATGTCCAATCAACTATTTGAACAAATTCAACAATTACATTTAGCCCCACTTTTAAATTGGGGGGCCTTCGGGATTGAAAAAGAAGGGCACCGGGTGACAGCCGTTGGACAATTAAGTCCGCTAAGTCATCCAGCGAGTTTGGGTTCTCGTGATTTTCATCCGTACATTAAAACTGATTTTGCCGAAATGCAGACGGAGTTGGTTAGCGATACCTTCGATAATACCGACGAAATCATGCAACAGCTAGGTGCCTTATCAGAAGTACTTGAGATGAATCTAGCCGACGATGAATTGATTTGGCCCCTCAGTATGCCACCTGTATTACCAAGCGATGAAACGACGATTCCAATTGCAGACGTCGCACCAGATGCGCGTGCTTACCGTGATTACTTAGCCAAGCGGTATGGTCGTCGGCTACAGATGATTTCTGGCGTTCACTTTAATTTTAGCCTGGCCCCAGCCTTAATCGCGCGCTTATACGATGAGGTCTATCATGATCAATTTGCAACGGTGAAAGATTTTAGCGATATGTTGTACTTACAAATCGCACAGAATTATAGCCAATACCGGTATTTATTAACTTATTTATTTGGTGCTAGTCCGATTACTGAAGCACTTTTTCAAACAGATACGACGAACTTGCCAGATTATGCAGTCCGCAGTTTACGTTCAAGTCAACTCTTTGGTTATGCCAATCATGACTTGGTAGTCTCGTTTGAATCGGTTGCTGCGTATCACGATTCATTGGAACAGGCAATTAGTAAGAAACAATTGATTTCAGAACGTGAATATTACGGCAGTGTTCGGTTACGTAGTCACGGCCATCTCGCCCAAGACGGTGTTGATTATCTTGAATTCCGCGGTTTTGATTTGAATCCATTCGCTGCAAGTGGTGTGACACAAGAACAACTTGATTTCTTACATCTGTTCTTTACGTACTTATTATCGTTACCTAAGGCTGTTGAAAGTTTAACGGCTCGCATGGCGGAAGGGCAACAACTAAATGAGGCGATTGCGCTTGAAGATGCGACGAAAGCATCGGCACAACAAGCTAATATGCAAATATTGATGACTAATATCCGTCAATTTATCACGACTTATCAATTGGATCAACGATTTATTGATGCGTGGACAGTTATGAATGAACGAGTTAATGATTTCAAACAGACATTGAGTTATCGACTAGCCCAAGAAGTCCAAGACGATTCTCTAACCGCTTTTGCCATGCAGCAAGCACGGCAATTTAAACGCGAATTAACCGAGAAACCATTCCAATTACAAGGCTATACGGATATGGAATTATCAACGCAAATGTTAATGCTAGATGCCTTTCAAAAAGGGCTCCACGTTGCCGTATTAGATCGCAGTGATCAATTTGTCGAATTGACCTACCAACAACATCATGAGTTGGTGAAAAATGGCAATATGACCAGTCTCGACCGTCTAATTAGTTGGCCGTTGGTGGATAACAAAGTTGTTACCAAGATTGTCTTGGCCAACCAAGGTATTCGCGTGCCAGCCGGTGCTGAATATGCGGATTTAGAAGTTGCTAAGCGCGACTACCAAGCGGCCTTTGGGCAACGGGCGTTGGTGATTAAGCCCAAGACTAGTAACATGGGGGCCGGTATTACGACCTTTTTAACACGGCCATCAGAAACTGATTTTGTTACAGCCTTTAAACTCGCGCAACAATACGACCAACAGGTGTTAGTTGAAGAGTATATCGCCGGTTCAGAATACCGTTTCTTAGTCATGGATCATCAGGTGCAAGCCGTCTTGGAACGCGTGCCTGCCAATGTTGTTGGCGATGGCCGTTCAACAATTACGCAATTAGTCGCTAAGAAAAATCGGAATGAGTTACGTGGTGAGGATCACCGCACACCGCTCCAAAATATTCGCTTAGGGGCTCGTGAACAATTGATTTTGAAACAACAAGGTTACCAAGTCGATGATGTGCCAATGCGTGGGTCGCAGGTCTTCTTATTACAAAATTCCAATATTTCAAATGGTGGGGATTCCGTTGATGTGACGGATGATATCGATAAGAGCTATTTTGCAATTGCTGAAAAGGTTGCGGAAATTCTTAATCTGAACGTTACCGGTGTTGATATCATTATTCCTAATTTATATCAACCGTATGATCCTGAACATCCTGAAATGGCGGTTGTCTTAGAAGCTAACTACAATCCAGCGATGTTGATGCATCTTTTCCCAATGATGGGGCAACAGCGCCGTGTGACAACTAAAATGTTAACGATGTTGTTCCCTGAAATGGATTAA
- a CDS encoding DUF1054 domain-containing protein → MFTRADFEIFDDPTLKGRLNKIYTELDPKFEVFGAQLQNELAVATNREFTLHIAKHLRRFKNPPMNTWMALSESSRGYKMMPHFEVGFWDDRIFVWFALMAEMPDKTDYAPLLASQSEKLLSDFTDCDLSYDHMTKQKFPMSPDNLQLIQDKFAKTKKGEWLLGKVYLKDNPLFDHPEALMADIQATLLKMVPLYELINAK, encoded by the coding sequence ATGTTTACACGTGCTGATTTTGAAATTTTTGATGACCCGACTCTAAAGGGGCGTTTAAATAAAATTTATACGGAACTTGATCCCAAATTTGAAGTATTTGGGGCACAATTACAAAATGAACTAGCTGTAGCTACTAACCGCGAATTTACGCTGCATATTGCCAAACATTTACGCCGCTTCAAAAATCCACCAATGAATACTTGGATGGCGCTTAGCGAGAGTTCACGTGGTTACAAGATGATGCCGCACTTTGAAGTTGGCTTTTGGGATGACCGAATTTTCGTTTGGTTTGCCCTAATGGCCGAAATGCCAGACAAGACGGATTATGCACCACTATTGGCGAGCCAATCAGAAAAACTCTTAAGTGATTTTACTGATTGTGATTTAAGTTATGATCACATGACGAAACAAAAATTTCCGATGTCACCGGATAACTTACAGTTGATCCAAGACAAGTTTGCTAAGACCAAAAAAGGGGAGTGGTTGCTCGGAAAGGTCTATCTGAAGGACAATCCTTTGTTTGACCACCCTGAAGCACTAATGGCCGATATCCAGGCCACATTATTAAAGATGGTGCCACTTTACGAATTAATAAATGCTAAATAA
- a CDS encoding YueI family protein produces the protein MSENDQLQQHLDSAIHGAPQTNPDERRRYLGSLRERVLLSITNAELSQPAIQATFESHLPDFKAYHILLNGKNDAATNYLAAITKHQVEFTLVNNETAQTAPEAIGLLVVAKDAINCETVAISAKYPSAAPTPEKPKKEGLFGRLFD, from the coding sequence TTGTCAGAGAACGATCAATTGCAACAACATCTAGATAGTGCGATCCATGGCGCGCCCCAAACCAATCCTGATGAACGCCGTCGGTATTTAGGCTCTCTGCGCGAACGCGTCTTACTCAGCATCACCAATGCTGAATTAAGCCAACCTGCAATTCAAGCGACATTTGAAAGCCATCTACCCGATTTCAAGGCTTACCATATTCTCTTGAATGGTAAAAATGACGCGGCCACTAATTATCTCGCGGCAATTACCAAACACCAAGTTGAATTTACTTTGGTCAATAACGAAACTGCGCAAACTGCACCAGAAGCAATCGGCTTACTAGTCGTTGCCAAAGACGCGATTAATTGCGAAACTGTCGCAATTAGCGCTAAATATCCATCAGCAGCACCGACTCCGGAAAAGCCTAAAAAAGAAGGGCTTTTCGGTCGTCTATTCGATTAA
- a CDS encoding replication-associated recombination protein A, translating to MQQPLAYRMRPTNIDEIVGQTHLVGPQKIIRRMVDAKLLSSMILYGPPGTGKTSIASAIAGSTQYAFRMLNAATDSKKDLQIVAEEAKMSGTVILLLDEIHRLDKTKQDFLLPHLESGRIVLIGATTENPYITINPAIRSRTQIFEVHPLNEADIHVAIQRALTDPQKGLGDEPVNLDETAEKYLAQVTNGDLRSALNALELAVRSTPKNPETGLIDIDIAVIEECVQRKAITHDKDGDAHYDVISAFQKSVRGSDVDAALHYMGRLIEAGDLPSISRRLMTMAYEDVGLANPQACARTVEAVTAAKQLGFPEARIPLAVAVIDLCLSPKSNSAITAIDNALGDIRAGKAGEVPAHLKDAHYAGAAKLGHGVDYKYPHNYPNDWVAQDYLPTKLLGSHYYEAKATGKYEQVLKQQLERLRQASRHK from the coding sequence ATGCAACAACCACTCGCATATCGTATGCGCCCCACAAATATCGATGAAATTGTGGGTCAAACACACTTAGTGGGTCCGCAAAAAATCATTCGACGAATGGTTGATGCCAAATTACTCTCGTCAATGATTCTTTATGGCCCACCTGGCACCGGAAAAACCAGTATTGCCAGCGCCATTGCTGGTAGTACGCAATACGCCTTTCGGATGCTGAATGCCGCAACAGATAGTAAAAAGGATCTTCAAATTGTCGCTGAAGAAGCTAAAATGAGTGGCACTGTTATTTTATTACTCGATGAAATTCATCGGCTCGATAAAACAAAACAGGATTTCTTACTGCCCCATCTCGAAAGCGGTCGGATTGTTCTAATTGGCGCTACTACCGAAAATCCCTACATCACGATCAACCCCGCCATTCGGAGTCGGACCCAGATATTTGAAGTTCACCCACTTAATGAAGCCGATATTCACGTCGCCATCCAGCGGGCCTTAACCGACCCGCAAAAAGGCTTGGGCGATGAACCCGTTAACCTCGATGAAACGGCTGAAAAATACCTCGCACAAGTCACCAATGGTGATCTTCGAAGTGCCTTAAACGCGCTAGAATTAGCCGTCCGCTCGACACCTAAAAACCCAGAAACTGGTTTAATCGACATTGATATTGCTGTCATTGAGGAATGCGTTCAAAGAAAGGCCATTACCCATGATAAAGATGGCGATGCGCACTATGACGTCATCTCGGCTTTTCAAAAATCTGTTCGCGGTAGCGACGTTGACGCCGCTTTACATTATATGGGCCGCTTAATTGAAGCCGGTGATCTGCCTTCCATTAGTCGCCGTTTGATGACGATGGCTTATGAAGACGTTGGTTTAGCTAATCCGCAAGCCTGCGCTCGAACCGTTGAAGCAGTAACAGCCGCCAAGCAATTAGGTTTCCCCGAAGCACGGATTCCATTGGCAGTTGCCGTGATTGATCTCTGTCTCTCACCAAAATCAAACTCCGCTATCACAGCAATCGATAATGCGTTAGGCGACATTCGCGCCGGTAAGGCCGGTGAAGTGCCCGCGCATTTAAAAGACGCCCATTACGCCGGTGCTGCTAAGCTTGGTCATGGTGTAGACTACAAGTATCCACACAACTATCCCAATGATTGGGTCGCACAAGATTACCTCCCGACAAAACTTTTAGGGAGTCATTACTACGAAGCCAAAGCAACTGGTAAATACGAGCAAGTTTTAAAACAACAACTTGAACGGCTGAGACAAGCAAGCCGCCACAAGTGA
- a CDS encoding cysteine desulfurase family protein: MIYFDNSATTKIAPGALQTYQAVSEQFYGNPSSLHVVGEKAFHLLEQSRQQIADLLNVQSDEIYFTSGGTEGDNWVLKGTAIEKSAFGKHLITTSVEHPAIIKSMQQLEKLGFEVTYLPVDKFGRINPADLKAAIRSDTILVSIMAVNNEIGTCQPLMAAAEILKDYPNIHFHVDAVQGIGKGIQKEIFNDRVDFVTLSGHKFHGPRGTGILYKKRDRHLAPLLTGGGQEHDLRSGTENVPAIAAMAKALRLLLTDEAQKVQKQAAIRERIYQHVSQAEKTVMFSQLTPDFAPHILCFAIKGVRGETTVHAFEEHEIYISTTSACSSKKGMESSTLKAMHVNEKIATSAIRISLDEYNTLAEADEFIKAFDQINHRFKKINS; encoded by the coding sequence ATGATTTATTTTGATAATAGTGCGACTACCAAGATAGCGCCCGGCGCGCTACAAACTTACCAGGCAGTCAGCGAACAGTTTTACGGTAATCCCTCAAGTTTACACGTTGTCGGCGAAAAAGCATTTCATCTTCTAGAACAATCACGGCAGCAAATCGCCGATTTATTGAACGTTCAATCCGATGAAATCTACTTCACCAGTGGCGGGACTGAAGGTGACAACTGGGTATTAAAGGGGACTGCGATTGAAAAGAGTGCTTTTGGCAAGCATCTAATCACAACGTCAGTCGAACATCCAGCCATCATCAAATCAATGCAGCAACTTGAAAAGTTAGGCTTTGAAGTGACCTACTTACCAGTTGATAAGTTTGGTCGGATTAATCCGGCTGATCTAAAAGCGGCGATTCGTTCCGATACCATTTTGGTGTCAATCATGGCCGTTAATAATGAAATTGGGACGTGCCAACCATTAATGGCAGCGGCAGAAATCTTAAAAGATTATCCTAATATCCATTTCCACGTTGATGCGGTTCAGGGGATCGGTAAAGGTATCCAAAAAGAAATCTTTAACGATCGCGTCGATTTTGTAACGCTCTCTGGGCATAAGTTCCATGGCCCACGTGGCACGGGAATTTTATACAAAAAACGAGATCGTCATCTTGCGCCGCTACTAACAGGTGGCGGTCAAGAACATGATTTGCGTTCTGGTACCGAAAACGTTCCGGCAATTGCCGCTATGGCTAAGGCCCTTCGTTTGTTATTGACTGATGAAGCACAAAAGGTTCAAAAACAAGCAGCTATTCGTGAACGCATCTACCAACATGTCAGCCAAGCTGAAAAAACGGTGATGTTTTCACAATTGACACCTGATTTTGCACCGCATATCTTATGTTTTGCAATCAAGGGTGTCCGGGGTGAAACGACGGTTCATGCTTTTGAAGAACACGAAATCTATATTTCAACGACGAGTGCTTGTTCTTCTAAGAAGGGCATGGAATCAAGTACGTTAAAAGCGATGCACGTTAACGAAAAGATTGCGACAAGTGCCATTCGGATTTCATTGGACGAATATAACACTTTAGCTGAAGCGGATGAATTCATCAAAGCCTTTGACCAAATTAACCACCGTTTCAAGAAAATTAATTCTTAA
- the ezrA gene encoding septation ring formation regulator EzrA, translating to MLYILIGIVVVVLIGYLGVAFYQRYFTKQIKSLEERKGALMALPIPEKLTKLRSLRLTGESQQNFDRWEKQYNDITNHNFEAIEAYLFDAETANGKYQFLLVARILKQLRAYLQETDQDLVDVKDALDQLLANEADTREQIETLRVKYQGLRKRLLTKSFSFGPGLEGLEAILGQLEEDFNQANELTGAGDYLGAKMMLQKLIEQTDDLEDKMARIPKRYSELANEFPEQIDEISETYQAMLREHYNFGDNQLEVQLTQVTERVDKSLDLMEALDIESVEANNVEIAQNIDQLYASLEVELNARQTVEEHIGKTETIVSHAQTQNRELLLELDHLNQSYALTHDELVTAKKLTKQINEQKAMLEGHQGKIANHEAVYSVIADDLMAIDERLTEIETQQRDIHEQVSGLHQGEAVANENLQQFELELRNLKRTVEKLHLPGLADSYLDFFFVVTDEIKRLDHDLSQIKINLDEIAKQMVLIQDDLDKLKVKTNNLIDSALITEQLLQYANRYRIDFPEIQTACEEAQAVFNREFDYPKSVDILATALERIDPGAYTQVEKNYYSQKQTDAL from the coding sequence ATGCTTTACATTCTCATAGGAATCGTAGTCGTCGTTTTGATTGGCTACTTAGGAGTTGCTTTTTATCAGCGTTACTTCACCAAACAAATTAAGAGTTTAGAAGAACGTAAGGGCGCTTTAATGGCGTTGCCGATTCCCGAAAAGTTGACGAAGTTGCGCTCACTACGTTTAACGGGTGAAAGCCAACAAAACTTTGATCGTTGGGAAAAACAATATAATGACATTACCAATCATAATTTCGAAGCGATTGAAGCTTATTTATTTGATGCGGAAACAGCCAATGGTAAGTATCAATTCCTATTAGTAGCGCGGATTTTAAAACAACTACGTGCCTACCTACAGGAAACGGATCAAGATTTGGTTGATGTCAAAGATGCGCTGGATCAACTATTAGCAAACGAAGCTGATACGCGCGAACAAATCGAAACGCTGCGGGTTAAGTATCAAGGCCTGCGCAAACGTCTGTTGACGAAGAGCTTTTCATTTGGCCCAGGACTAGAAGGATTAGAAGCCATTTTAGGTCAATTAGAAGAAGATTTTAACCAAGCTAATGAATTAACGGGTGCCGGTGATTACTTAGGTGCCAAGATGATGTTACAAAAATTAATTGAACAAACTGATGATTTAGAAGATAAAATGGCACGTATTCCGAAGCGTTATAGCGAGTTAGCCAATGAGTTCCCTGAACAAATTGACGAAATTAGTGAAACGTATCAAGCCATGTTGCGTGAACATTATAATTTTGGCGATAATCAATTGGAAGTGCAGCTCACACAAGTGACAGAACGCGTTGATAAGAGTTTAGATTTAATGGAAGCTCTTGATATTGAATCTGTTGAAGCCAATAATGTTGAAATTGCGCAAAATATTGATCAACTCTACGCGAGTTTAGAGGTTGAATTAAATGCACGCCAAACAGTTGAGGAACATATTGGTAAGACTGAGACAATTGTGTCACACGCGCAAACTCAAAATCGCGAACTACTATTAGAACTTGATCATTTGAACCAAAGTTATGCCTTAACGCATGATGAGTTGGTTACTGCTAAAAAATTAACGAAGCAAATTAATGAGCAAAAAGCGATGCTTGAAGGCCATCAAGGTAAGATTGCCAATCATGAAGCCGTTTATTCTGTTATTGCGGATGACTTAATGGCCATTGATGAGCGCCTTACTGAGATTGAAACACAACAAAGAGATATTCATGAACAAGTTTCTGGATTACATCAAGGTGAAGCAGTTGCTAACGAGAATTTACAACAATTCGAATTAGAATTGCGAAATTTAAAACGAACCGTCGAAAAATTACACTTACCAGGTCTTGCGGATAGTTACCTTGACTTCTTCTTTGTCGTAACGGATGAAATTAAACGCTTAGATCATGATTTAAGTCAGATTAAGATTAATTTAGACGAGATTGCCAAACAAATGGTACTTATTCAAGATGATCTAGATAAGTTGAAAGTCAAAACAAATAATTTGATCGATAGCGCGTTGATTACAGAACAACTCTTGCAATATGCTAACCGTTACCGAATTGATTTCCCTGAAATTCAAACGGCTTGTGAAGAAGCGCAAGCGGTCTTTAACCGTGAGTTTGATTATCCTAAATCAGTTGATATTTTAGCAACAGCCTTAGAACGAATCGATCCAGGGGCTTATACGCAGGTTGAAAAGAACTACTATAGTCAAAAACAAACTGATGCATTATAA
- a CDS encoding universal stress protein, which produces MLQQYKHILVAIDGSYEAELAFRKAVEVALRNNGQLHLIHVIDTRAFQNISSFDSAMVEQVTETAKKTMDEYIVTANDLGLTDVDYSIEYGAPKSLIAREVPEKKDIDLIMIGATGLNAVERLLIGSVTEYVTRTAVCDVLVVRTDLDNKHALNKKKSSIGQDI; this is translated from the coding sequence ATGTTACAACAATATAAACATATTTTGGTCGCAATTGATGGTTCTTATGAAGCTGAACTTGCTTTTAGAAAAGCAGTTGAAGTAGCCCTTAGAAACAACGGTCAATTACATTTGATTCACGTTATCGATACACGCGCTTTCCAAAACATTTCAAGTTTCGATTCAGCAATGGTCGAACAAGTAACTGAAACAGCTAAGAAAACAATGGACGAATATATCGTTACTGCCAATGACCTCGGCTTAACCGACGTTGATTACAGTATCGAATATGGGGCACCTAAGAGTCTTATCGCTCGCGAAGTCCCTGAGAAAAAAGACATCGATCTCATCATGATTGGTGCGACAGGTCTAAATGCGGTTGAACGATTATTAATCGGTTCAGTAACGGAATACGTTACTCGGACAGCTGTTTGCGACGTTTTAGTGGTTAGAACAGATCTCGACAATAAACATGCACTCAATAAGAAGAAAAGTAGTATTGGCCAAGATATTTAA
- the thiI gene encoding tRNA uracil 4-sulfurtransferase ThiI produces the protein MQYTEIMVRYGELSTKGKNRNDFIGRLNGNVTKALHEYKQLRIHPKRDRMHIILNGDDAEGVIERLRHVFGIQNFSPSIEVNRDLDSVKETALAMMKEIGKPGMTFKVNTRRSDHNFFLDTNDMNRELGGYLSDELPELEVQMKKPDITLRVEIRQDAIYLTNQVIQGAGGLPVGSAGKGMLMLSGGIDSPVAGYLTLKRGVDIEMVHFFSPPYTSDNALNKAKELTAKLVPYVGGIKFIEVPFTEIQEEVKHSVPEGYLMTIQRRMMLRLTDQIRAKRQGLAIFNGESVGQVASQTLESMMAINDVTTTPIVRPVATMDKNEIIEIAKDIDTYDLSIMPFEDCCTIFAPPAPKTRPNLDKTRFYEQRIDVDALIERSLAGVKVTEIKAGDQFLNQDEEIIAEFL, from the coding sequence ATGCAATACACTGAAATTATGGTTCGCTACGGCGAGCTTTCAACAAAGGGTAAAAACCGTAACGATTTTATCGGTCGTTTGAACGGTAACGTGACAAAAGCACTTCACGAATACAAGCAATTAAGAATTCATCCAAAACGCGATCGGATGCACATTATTTTAAATGGCGACGATGCTGAAGGGGTTATCGAACGTTTGCGCCACGTTTTCGGAATTCAAAACTTTTCACCAAGTATTGAAGTTAATCGCGATTTAGATTCTGTTAAAGAAACAGCTTTGGCGATGATGAAAGAAATCGGTAAGCCCGGTATGACCTTCAAAGTTAATACACGTCGTTCTGATCATAACTTCTTCTTGGATACCAATGATATGAACCGTGAATTGGGCGGTTACTTATCAGACGAATTACCAGAATTAGAAGTTCAAATGAAAAAACCTGATATCACATTGCGCGTTGAAATTCGCCAAGATGCGATTTATTTAACAAATCAAGTGATCCAAGGTGCCGGTGGTTTACCAGTTGGTTCAGCCGGTAAAGGGATGTTGATGTTATCTGGTGGGATTGATTCACCAGTTGCTGGCTACTTAACGCTTAAACGGGGCGTGGATATTGAAATGGTGCATTTCTTTAGCCCACCATACACAAGTGATAATGCTCTAAACAAAGCGAAAGAATTAACGGCTAAATTGGTGCCATACGTTGGTGGAATTAAGTTTATCGAGGTCCCATTCACTGAAATTCAAGAAGAAGTGAAACATTCTGTACCAGAAGGCTACTTGATGACGATTCAACGACGGATGATGCTACGTTTAACGGATCAAATTCGTGCTAAACGTCAAGGGTTAGCCATCTTTAATGGCGAATCAGTTGGCCAAGTGGCTTCACAAACGCTTGAAAGCATGATGGCAATCAATGACGTTACAACAACGCCAATTGTCCGCCCGGTAGCAACGATGGATAAGAATGAAATCATCGAAATCGCTAAAGATATCGATACGTATGATTTATCAATCATGCCATTTGAAGATTGTTGTACGATTTTTGCACCACCAGCACCAAAGACGCGTCCTAATTTGGATAAAACACGTTTTTACGAACAACGGATCGATGTCGACGCTTTAATCGAACGTTCACTTGCTGGTGTTAAGGTAACAGAAATCAAAGCAGGTGATCAATTCTTAAATCAAGACGAAGAGATCATTGCCGAATTTTTATAG
- a CDS encoding redox-sensing transcriptional repressor Rex — MRTPKHDLPEAVAKRIPIYYRYFKLLETDGIERIKSEQLAKLVAIPSATIRRDFSYIGDLGRSGYGYEVSHLIQIFSAVLKADILTKMAVIGVGNLGRALIENNFRRNDNLQITCAFDTNPALVGQILNGVPIYAIDQLATVIPAAGITTAISTVPSEASQRSAEQLIDVGITSILNFAPTRLQVPRHINVRYLDLTAELQTLLLFEE; from the coding sequence ATGAGAACGCCAAAGCATGATTTACCAGAAGCAGTTGCTAAACGGATTCCAATTTATTATCGTTACTTTAAACTACTCGAAACAGATGGTATCGAGCGGATTAAATCGGAACAATTGGCAAAATTGGTTGCCATTCCTTCGGCGACGATTCGCCGCGACTTTTCTTATATTGGTGACTTAGGCCGGAGCGGTTACGGTTATGAAGTGAGTCACTTAATTCAAATTTTTTCAGCTGTTTTAAAAGCCGATATTCTAACTAAAATGGCCGTTATCGGGGTTGGTAACTTGGGCCGCGCCCTAATTGAAAACAACTTTAGAAGAAATGACAACTTACAGATTACATGTGCTTTTGATACGAACCCCGCATTAGTCGGTCAAATTTTAAATGGCGTACCAATCTACGCCATTGATCAACTGGCGACCGTTATTCCCGCTGCTGGGATCACAACGGCGATTTCGACCGTGCCTAGTGAAGCCTCGCAACGGTCAGCTGAACAGCTGATTGATGTTGGGATTACATCAATTTTAAATTTTGCACCGACGCGTCTGCAAGTGCCACGGCATATCAATGTGCGTTATCTAGATTTAACGGCGGAACTTCAAACTTTATTATTATTTGAGGAATGA